DNA from Rhodopirellula bahusiensis:
CCGGCCCCAACAATTTGAAACGCGGTGCTGGTGGGTTGGTGGACATCGAGCTGATCGCCGCCGTTGGTGTTCTGCGTATGGCGAGCGATGACGACTTTCCACTGCACGCCAACACGGTCAAATGCCTGGAAGAACTTTCGCGTGCCGATTGTTATTCCAACGACGATGTGGAAACGTTGGCTCGCAACTACCGAACGCTACGAAGCATCGAAGGCAAACTCCGCTTGCTCAACACGGTCGCTCGGCATGAACTGCCACTTGGGTTTGATGACGAAGAAGCGCCGCTGGAACTGAAGCAACTGGCGAGTCTAGCGGGAGCCGAATCGCCCGGTGAACTGTTGAGCCAATGTGAAATCGTCCGCCAGGAAAACCGCGAATTGTTGAATCGGCTGGTCCCGAAGTGAGCGGCAATGGACATCGCCTCGCAAAAGCCCAATGGCTAAAGTGTGGCCTCGATCCACTCGCGCCAATCTTGCCACTGCATTTCATCCATGTCGGAATTTGGCAATGAAGGCAGCATCACGGTGCGTCCCAAATCGGGACGTTCCAAGTGAACTGAAAGCAGTCCGTTGATGTCGAGTTCAAAGCCGAGACGCCGCATGGGATTCACCTCGTCCGGCGCCACTTCGATGATGTGACGACCTAGCGTTTGCCAATTCTCGCCATTCTTGCCCGAGGATTCCACCAACGACAACGTCATTCGATTGTCGCGTGCCGTTCCGTTGAGTTGTCGGTTCGTGCGCGCCGGTGTGGGAGTGCCACGCGGGATGATTGGCAAAATTCGTCGCTTGCCATCACGGTCAGCGACAACAAATCCAACCGAGTGTCCAGCAACGCTTTTCGCAGGCGGTTCCGAACACAACTGGCCGGGCAACTCAGACGCCACGCACGCGGCGGCACCGTGGGCCGCGTCGACTTGATCATAAAAGGTGATCGCGGCGTTGGGTGCGCCCTTCGTCAACACACGGTCGCGAATCGCGGGAAGTCTCAGCAACGGCCCCATGGCCAAACACTGCTTCAAGTCAGATGGCAACACACCTGCGCGTTGACAAACCAATTGAATGCTTTCCTCGATTGAACACAACAAGTCTTCGCACTCGGTCAGCCACTCGTCTCGGGTCAGCTCCACGGTATCGACGTGGTTTTGATGAGCGATCTCGACCCGAGTTTCAGGCATCAGCAACAATTGGTTCATTGCTCGTTCGCCCGCCATCTGAATGCGGGTGACATGAATCAATTCTTGGCGATTCGTGGCCAAGCCTTGGATGCGTTTGGGGGCACTCGGCAATCGTGACGAAATCATCTCGACCAAACGTCGAGACCACGCCATCGTGCTGTGGCACCAATGCCCCGCAGTCGCAATCTGTCGAATTTGCCCGCCGTAGACTTGCAGGATGGAGATATCCAACGACTGCCCCGTCAGGCCGACGTACAAAATCGGCGCCGATGACTGTGAATCAATGGGTGGCTGGCGATCTTCGGCGTGGCTTCCTCGATGCGGAGTCGTCATCGCGAATCGTGTCACCGCAATGCTTCGTTCAATCAGACGTACCGCGGGCAACCCTGCCAATTGTGCGGACTGATGAATCGCGCGGCGATGCAGTTGGTCGTAGCTCGACGGCACCGTGATCGCGACCGCATCGGGCCAACGAGCATGTCGTTTCCAGTTGGTTCCCAATGCCATTGGTGATGAAGAGTCACCATCGAGCGAACCTGGAGAATCCAATTGAGTCAGTGTGTTGCCAAGCAAATGCCGCAAGCACAATCCCATCGTGACTTCCGGCGGGCACATTCGTCCGTCGATCCGCCGCATCATGTCATCGCGGCCGAAGTACATCATTTGGCAGTGCGCCACCCGTTGCGGATGGCGTTCACGACGCTCGTAGGCATTGTGACCAAACAAGATTGTCGACTGTCCCGTGTCACGATCCGTTTTTTCAGCAACGGCGATTCGGCACAATGGACGAG
Protein-coding regions in this window:
- a CDS encoding protein kinase domain-containing protein, which gives rise to MSNSSDEPELFGDSASKAMQRRAENSSESGSGDGSSWADLLDASHADSMGELTRDQTHSEVGFEVEKFHRSIPEIVGVYKVGRPIGRGGMGEVFLAEHRSMGRVVALKILPTRWLDRVESVNRFYEEVRAASSLMHPNIVTAFDAGEADGIHYMAMEYVDGRTLSQWVNDQGPMSIGDAASAIRQAAFALHHAHAAGIVHRDVKPGNLMRAHDGTIKLLDLGLARFSAEWYPSPRDLKPQEKDLTEDHSSHNSASTDAKNRPLLGTLSFISPEQLEDANSADSRSDQYSLGATLFYLLMGHPPFTGDLVEQVYGHRHGEVPDLMTLRNDVDLKLADIVRRMLAKDPAERYGSMDEVARAMAPYDNDRSTPAWVLDFARRETGEDHTTVGGESTRRGLLSVIGIELGMTHAATAITQSDGTMLAGWPGMTSQGPRPLCRIAVAEKTDRDTGQSTILFGHNAYERRERHPQRVAHCQMMYFGRDDMMRRIDGRMCPPEVTMGLCLRHLLGNTLTQLDSPGSLDGDSSSPMALGTNWKRHARWPDAVAITVPSSYDQLHRRAIHQSAQLAGLPAVRLIERSIAVTRFAMTTPHRGSHAEDRQPPIDSQSSAPILYVGLTGQSLDISILQVYGGQIRQIATAGHWCHSTMAWSRRLVEMISSRLPSAPKRIQGLATNRQELIHVTRIQMAGERAMNQLLLMPETRVEIAHQNHVDTVELTRDEWLTECEDLLCSIEESIQLVCQRAGVLPSDLKQCLAMGPLLRLPAIRDRVLTKGAPNAAITFYDQVDAAHGAAACVASELPGQLCSEPPAKSVAGHSVGFVVADRDGKRRILPIIPRGTPTPARTNRQLNGTARDNRMTLSLVESSGKNGENWQTLGRHIIEVAPDEVNPMRRLGFELDINGLLSVHLERPDLGRTVMLPSLPNSDMDEMQWQDWREWIEATL